The following are encoded together in the Lathyrus oleraceus cultivar Zhongwan6 chromosome 3, CAAS_Psat_ZW6_1.0, whole genome shotgun sequence genome:
- the LOC127129416 gene encoding uncharacterized protein LOC127129416, translated as MDGSFIQSLTQLEELHLVHCDFKSLSIMIASSSLRHLEVTSCYLLFGNSMKDVTLTSLDCPKLTSLDYSGHFLPNMNFNTPMLNNIQLPLVYSGEYLNAFRLLATLPKFENLQLEIYSMVPTSVKITQPLKHLKELSLIFNRPFDTPRKLEFDLSSILNILQASPLLEKLSVMITSPEIIENQKVDRDVEAFSHDEVKDIELRGCVGNWYEVEFAMNVMKYANKLERIVLSPYWRDDMDEFLNWTL; from the exons ATGGATGGAAGTTTTATTCAAAGTTTAACACAACTTGAAGAGCTTCACTTAGTTCACTGTGACTTCAAATCATTATCAATAATGATAGCGAGTTCTTCCTTACGTCATCTCGAAGTTACATCTTGCTATCTCCTATTCGGAAACTCCATGAAGGATGTAACCCTGACTTCACTAGACTGCCCTAAACTCACTTCATTGGACTACAGTGGACATTTTTTGCCTAACATGAACTTTAATACACCTATGTTGAACAACATTCAGCTCCCTCTTGTATATAGTGGAGAATATCTTAATGCATTTAGACTCTTGGCAACTCTTCCTAAATTTGAGAATCTGCAATTAGAGATTTATTCAATG GTCCCAACTTCCGTAAAAATAACTCAGCCACTCAAGCATCTGAAGGAGTTAAGCTTGATTTTTAACCGGCCGTTCGACACCCCACGAAAATTAGAGTTTGATCTATCTAGCATTTTAAACATCCTACAAGCTTCTCCACTTTTAGAGAAACTTTCGGTCATG ATCACATCTCCTGAGATAATTGAAAACCAGAAAGTTGATAGGGATGTTGAAGCGTTCTCTCATGACGAGGTCAAAGATATTGAATTAAGAGGTTGTGTTGGGAATTGGTATGAAGTTGAGTTTGCTATGAATGTTATGAAATATGCCAACAAACTTGAGCGAATAGTTTTAAGTCCATATTGGAGAGATGATATGgatga